One Nyctibius grandis isolate bNycGra1 unplaced genomic scaffold, bNycGra1.pri scaffold_168_arrow_ctg1, whole genome shotgun sequence genomic window carries:
- the SLC35A2 gene encoding UDP-galactose translocator, protein MAAVAAAGGGGGDSGPSAVSRRVKFASLGVLVLQNASLVLSIRYVRTLPGERFLPTTAVVMAEAMKGGACLLLLLVQHRGSVRQTAVTLHEAVVGQFGDTLRLAVPSLIYTLQNNLQYVAISNLPAATFQVTYQLKILTTALFSVLLLGTSLSRPQWLSLALLFAGVALVQAEQARPAPTAAPLPPQSYPLGLVAVVASCLSSGFAGVYFERLLKTTGGSIWLRNVQLGAVGTALGLAAMVAAEGSAVAALGFFYGYNPAVWAVVVNQAAGGLLVAVVVRYADNILKGFATALSIVASTAASVHLFGFRPRGPFLAGTAMVLAAVYLYGRPAAARRRDEVATGEGRQQEGGGKSPSKDKGS, encoded by the exons ATGGcagcggtggcggcggcggggggcggcggcggcgactCGGGGCCGTCGGCAG TGTCCCGGCGGGTGAAGTTCGCcagcctgggggtgctggtgctgcagaaCGCGTCGCTGGTGCTGAGCATCCGCTACGTGCGGACGCTGCCCGGGGAGCGCTTCCTGCCCACCACGGCCGTCGTCATGGCCGAGGCGATGAAGGGCGGcgcctgcctcctcctcctcctcgtccagCACCGCG GCAGCGTGCGGCAGACGGCGGTGACGCTGCACGAGGCGGTGGTGGGACAGTTTGGGGACACGCTGCGCCTGGCCGTCCCCTCCCTCATCTACACCCTCCAGAACAACCTCCAGTACGTGGCCATCTCCAACCTGCCCGCGGCCACCTTCCAG gtcaCCTACCAGCTGAAGATCCTCACCACCGCCCTCTTCTCCGTCCTGCTCCTGGGCACGTCCCTCTCCCGCCCGCAGTGGCTCTCCCTGGCCCTGCTCTTCGCCGGGGTGGCCCTGGTCCAGGCCGAGCaggcccgccccgcccccaccgccgcccccctccccccccagaGCTACCCCCTGGggctggtggccgtggtggcCTCCTGCCTGTCCTCGGGCTTCGCCGGCGTCTACTTCGAGCGGCTCCTCAAGACCACGGGCGGCTCCATCTGGCTGCGCAACGTCCAGCTGGGCGCCGTGGGCACGGCGCTGGGGCTGGCCGCCATGGTGGCCGCCGAGGGCTCCGCCGTGGCCGCTCTGGGCTTCTTCTACGGCTACAACCCGGCCGTGTGGGCTGTGGTGGTGAACCAGGCGGCCGGCGGGCtgctggtggccgtggtggtCCGTTACGCCGACAACATCCTGAAGGGCTTCGCCACCGCCCTCTCCATCGTGGCCTCCACCGCCGCCTCCGTCCACCTCTTCGGCTTCCGCCCGCGCGGGCCCTTCCTGGCCGGCACCGCCATGGTCCTGGCCGCCGTCTACCTCTACGggcgcccggcggcggcgcggcggcgggacGAGGTGGCCACGGGCGAGGGCCGGCAGCAGGAGGGCGGCGGCAA gTCTCCCTCCAAGGACAAGGGCTCCTGA